The Flavobacteriales bacterium sequence CCGAAACGTCGCTGAGGTACTGGTAGCCGCCTACGGTTATTCGGCGTTCCCACTGACCGAAGAAGCGCAATTTAAAGTTGCTTAATGGCCTCACGGCCAGATGTGCATGATGGCGCGAGGTTACATCAACGCGGTTGACGGTCAGCGATCGATAATCGTCGATGAGCAATGGCCTTTCTTCGACGTAGTATTTTACGCCACCGGCTTCCGGGGTATCGTAGCTATACTGATACCCGAGTTTTATGTCGTTCCGTTTGCTCAAGGTGTACTCTGCGTCGAGGCCGTACTTGGCTGCTGCATCTTTGAAACCCCAGCCCCAGAATCCGCCCAGGGTGAGCCGGTCGCTGAATTTCTCGTTGGTGTGTATGCCGACTCCGAGTCGCACGGCTTCATAGGCGTTCACCTGAAGAATGCGATCGAGATCGAAGCTTATGGGGCCTACGGGAATCCTACCCGTAACGATGGACTGAAACACCTTCAGCTTAGCATCCAGGTTTTCGGCATCGCCAATAGAGTCGAGCACTCTGTAGGTCTCTTGCTCTTTTTCGGAAAGGGTGCTGTCGACCCTGTATGCTGCCCAGAACTCATCGTCGCAGTTGGTGGCTTTTGACTCGAGGGTTACCGCAGTAGAGGATATTTTTCGCTTTTCAAGATCTGGATTCACCTTAATGTCCATGAGGTAGCTGCGGCCAATGGCCTTGGGAACTATTTCGTTGGCCGTGATGGGCGGAACGATATCCGTATTCAACTGGGTTGGGAACCAATGAACGCCATCGACCCGTTCGTACATTTGCCGGATCTTGATCGGGAATTGGGTGTTTTCTTTCGCTGGTTCTGCGATCACGTTGGATATAGCATACTTATCGCTGTGGATGTACACGAGTCCCTTAAGGCCAATAATATTGGCGCGAACGGAGGGTTGGTAGGCGATAACGAACACACTATCGTTTTCATTCGTGTAGATCGTATCGCGTAGCTCGTAAACGTAGCGTTTTATGGATCCTTTGGCGATGGGGTTGAGGTAGTCTTCGCCAAGTACGGTGATGTAATCGTCGTAGAAGCTGAAGCTTTGGAATTCGTTGGCGAGAACTACGAAGCTCGGGTTCTTGAGTCCGGATATTCGGGAGGCTATCACGCGCTCGTTATCCCTTTTTCCTTTGATGAATTGCCGGGTGCTTATGTTCTCCATGATGAAGAGGTGTTGGCGGTCGGCGAATTCTTTGAGCTCCAGATTGCTGCTGTCTTGCCGGGTTTTGGGCTCATCGGGAACTACGACCGAGTCTGCATCGATGGTGACGAGGAACTTGGAGTACGAGTCGTAGGAGAATGACTCGTAGTTGGTGGGGTTATTCTCGTCTTTATGGTCGATCGCTTTGCGGATGATGCGATGAGCGGGATTCTCATTGGCCACCAGTTCGACTTCGTCGATCAGAAAGTTATCAGCTCTCATGCGAACGACAAAGGGGTTATTCGTGCCGTAGGCACTCGGCACCTCGACCGTGGTAGGTTTGTAGCCCACGAAGGAGAGGGTGATGGTTTTTGGGAAGGGTTTTTCGAGCCAGAATCGGCCGTCGATGTCCGTAACTGTACCGCGGCGTGTGCCGTCGAAAGTGATATGGACGAAGGCCAAGCGCTCTTTCGTTTCTTCGTCGATGACGTAGCCCGGCATGCGTTGTGCCATCGTGCTGGTCGAGAGCAGAAGG is a genomic window containing:
- a CDS encoding carboxypeptidase-like regulatory domain-containing protein — encoded protein: MNRLLELVLITLLLSTSTMAQRMPGYVIDEETKERLAFVHITFDGTRRGTVTDIDGRFWLEKPFPKTITLSFVGYKPTTVEVPSAYGTNNPFVVRMRADNFLIDEVELVANENPAHRIIRKAIDHKDENNPTNYESFSYDSYSKFLVTIDADSVVVPDEPKTRQDSSNLELKEFADRQHLFIMENISTRQFIKGKRDNERVIASRISGLKNPSFVVLANEFQSFSFYDDYITVLGEDYLNPIAKGSIKRYVYELRDTIYTNENDSVFVIAYQPSVRANIIGLKGLVYIHSDKYAISNVIAEPAKENTQFPIKIRQMYERVDGVHWFPTQLNTDIVPPITANEIVPKAIGRSYLMDIKVNPDLEKRKISSTAVTLESKATNCDDEFWAAYRVDSTLSEKEQETYRVLDSIGDAENLDAKLKVFQSIVTGRIPVGPISFDLDRILQVNAYEAVRLGVGIHTNEKFSDRLTLGGFWGWGFKDAAAKYGLDAEYTLSKRNDIKLGYQYSYDTPEAGGVKYYVEERPLLIDDYRSLTVNRVDVTSRHHAHLAVRPLSNFKLRFFGQWERRITVGGYQYLSDVSDSTSGQRAFNYTEAGVSMQWAPNDRYMQTQFGYVTIDKTYPIYSLQVARGLDGLWGSTFDYWRADLKLEHRWRIRHLGDLYVTLAGGWAGGDLPYSRLYGGWYNAPNIISDANSFETMQRNEFLSDKYAQIIVRHKFGRLFKKEDNNAALWLVTKAAWGDVENPEKHLGIGNQTMDRGYYESGVEVTQLFSNAGVGFFYRCGPYQQLDFWNNWAIRLNYRFFWQE